One segment of Streptomyces sp. NA02950 DNA contains the following:
- a CDS encoding IS110 family transposase, which produces MHPRVWAGIDAGKAHHHCVAIDSEGNKLLSRRVANDEPELLQLLADVLALGHEVVWAVDLADGGAALAITTLLAHDQQVLYISGRTVNRASEAYRGESKSDARDAAIIADQARMRRDLTPMRLPDSLSAELKLLTARRTDLVCDRTRTINRLRAQLNGIFPALERALDLSNAGPLILLTGYQTPASIRRLGRTRLEAWLRRRKVRSAGQVARTALEAAERQHTAVPGEDVAAELVHTLAQQLTALNEQIAAVDRRIAERFREHELAEVITSMPGIGPTLGAEFLAATNGDMELFGSPDRLAGFCGLAPASRDSGRISGNLRRPQRYHRGLQRVFYTSALISIQRHPESRAFYDRKRAEGKRHTQAVIALARRRVNVLWALLRDRRCYQAVPPVAMAA; this is translated from the coding sequence ATGCACCCCCGCGTATGGGCCGGAATCGACGCCGGCAAGGCCCACCACCACTGTGTGGCAATCGACTCCGAGGGGAACAAACTCCTCTCCCGCCGCGTGGCCAACGACGAGCCGGAACTCCTCCAACTCCTGGCCGATGTCCTTGCGCTGGGCCATGAGGTGGTCTGGGCCGTCGACCTCGCCGACGGCGGCGCCGCACTGGCCATCACCACCCTGCTCGCCCATGACCAGCAGGTGCTCTACATCTCCGGTCGCACCGTCAACCGTGCCTCGGAGGCATACCGGGGCGAGAGCAAGAGCGACGCCCGCGACGCCGCGATCATCGCTGATCAGGCACGCATGCGCCGCGACCTGACCCCGATGCGATTGCCCGACAGCCTCAGCGCCGAACTGAAGCTCCTCACTGCCCGCCGCACCGATCTGGTCTGCGATCGCACCCGCACCATCAACCGGCTCCGCGCCCAGCTGAACGGCATCTTCCCCGCTCTGGAACGGGCATTGGACCTGAGCAACGCGGGCCCGCTGATCCTGCTCACCGGATACCAGACCCCGGCCTCTATCCGGCGGCTGGGCCGCACCCGCCTGGAGGCATGGCTTCGCCGTCGCAAGGTCCGCAGCGCCGGTCAGGTCGCCCGGACCGCGCTGGAGGCCGCCGAACGGCAGCACACCGCCGTGCCGGGGGAAGACGTCGCCGCCGAGCTGGTGCACACGCTCGCCCAGCAACTGACCGCTCTCAACGAGCAGATCGCCGCAGTGGACCGTCGCATCGCCGAGCGGTTCAGGGAGCACGAACTCGCCGAGGTCATCACCAGCATGCCCGGCATCGGCCCGACTCTCGGTGCGGAGTTCCTCGCTGCCACCAACGGTGACATGGAGCTCTTCGGCTCCCCGGACCGGCTTGCCGGCTTCTGCGGTCTGGCTCCCGCCTCGCGCGACTCCGGCCGCATCAGCGGCAACCTGCGCCGACCCCAGCGATACCACCGCGGCTTGCAGCGTGTCTTCTACACCTCCGCGCTGATCAGCATCCAACGCCACCCAGAGTCCAGGGCGTTCTACGACCGCAAGAGGGCCGAGGGGAAGCGCCACACGCAGGCCGTCATCGCCCTCGCGCGCAGACGTGTCAACGTCCTGTGGGCACTCCTGCGGGACAGGCGCTGCTACCAAGCGGTCCCACCCGTCGCTATGGCGGCATGA